One Paenibacillus sp. FSL H7-0737 DNA segment encodes these proteins:
- a CDS encoding G1 family glutamic endopeptidase, whose protein sequence is MSIKYNSLMVNHPCLTDKSNASNRQSSAFGWSSKNWSGYTVTGRKGAFNRISGEWTVPYVKPTHKSTYSSAWIGIDGFKNSNLIQTGTGHEFVNGIARYYAWWEILPDVETVIPFPVYPGDHMKGTITKINHTKWSITLRNLSRNWTFRTLQRYTGPQTSGEWIMEAPEVDGSIAKLARVGTTYFNCCRINGKRPRLTLSNGGIMVQNNTTVAVPSSPSPRGDSFSVKRIY, encoded by the coding sequence TTGAGCATAAAATATAACTCTCTCATGGTAAATCATCCTTGTCTAACAGACAAATCTAATGCGAGCAATAGACAAAGTTCTGCTTTTGGCTGGTCATCTAAGAACTGGAGTGGCTACACTGTTACTGGTAGAAAAGGTGCCTTCAATCGCATTTCCGGTGAATGGACCGTCCCATACGTAAAACCAACCCACAAATCCACCTATTCCTCCGCATGGATTGGCATCGACGGCTTCAAGAACAGTAACCTTATTCAGACGGGAACAGGTCATGAATTCGTAAATGGGATTGCCCGTTATTACGCCTGGTGGGAAATACTACCTGACGTCGAGACCGTAATCCCTTTTCCAGTATACCCTGGAGATCATATGAAGGGTACTATCACAAAAATAAACCACACGAAGTGGTCTATCACACTCCGGAATTTAAGCCGAAATTGGACCTTCCGAACGCTTCAGCGATATACTGGTCCGCAGACCTCCGGCGAATGGATTATGGAGGCTCCTGAGGTCGATGGTTCCATCGCAAAGCTGGCCCGCGTTGGCACTACCTATTTCAACTGCTGCCGAATCAATGGAAAACGACCTAGGTTAACTCTTTCTAATGGAGGGATCATGGTCCAGAATAACACCACTGTTGCGGTTCCTTCCAGTCCAAGCCCTCGAGGGGACTCTTTTAGCGTCAAACGTATATACTAA